The region CTCGCTCACCATGCGGACCTGATGTTTTTCGGTCTGGGCACCGGTCGCATCGTTTTCAAGAACGATCTCGGCAGCCTCTTCCGGGTTTTCGGCCGCATAGGCCCAGCCCTTCATCGACGCCCTCACGAAGCGGGCAAGCTTGTCGACCATGGCCGGATCTTCCAGGCTGGATTCCAGCACATAGAGACCGTCCTCCAGCGTGGCGACGCCCTGGTCTTCATATTTGAAGACGATCAGGTCTTCGGCCGGAATGCCTGCATCGATCACCTGCCAGTATTCGTTATAGGTCATGGTGGAGATGCAATCGGCCTGCTTCTGCAGAAGCGGATCGACATTGAAGCCCTGCTTCAGAACGGTCACGCCTTCCGGCCCACCATCCGTCGGGATGCCGAGCTGGCTCATCCAGGACAGGAACGGGTATTCGTTGCCGAAGAACCAGACGCCAAGGGTTCTCCCCTTGAAATCCTCCGGAGACGTGATGCCGGTGTCCTTGAGGCAGGTGAGCATCATGCCGGACTTCTTGAACGGTTGGGCGATGTTGACCAGCGGCACGCCTTTTTCGCGGGATGCGAGCGCGGAGGGCATCCAGTCGACGATGACGTCCGCGCCACCGCCTGCGATCACCTGCGGAGGAGCTATATCCGGCCCACCCGGCTTGATGGTCACATCCAGGTCTTCCTCCTCGTAAAAGCCCTTGTCCTGCGCGACATAGTAGCCGGCAAACTGGCCCTGAGTGACCCATTTGAGCTGCAGTGTCAGCTCGTCCGCGGCGTTTGCCGCGCCTGAGGCCAGACCTGCCCCCAACACGGACGCAAGCGCCAGACTTTTCAATACCTTCATTGCAATTCCCCTACTGGTTTCGGGCATGACCTTATCCGGCCTGCCTCTCTCTGGAACTTTCAACCCCTGGAGCGTCCTGCATTCAGAACAACGCAGGCAGCATGCTCCAACCCGTCAATGACAATCAACAGTCTGCCTTCATGCCTAAACGCATGAAGCCAGGTTGACCTCACCGGTCCGATACAATCCGGCTCCCAACCCGCCGTATCGGACATTTGGCAATCTGGCCACCGCAGGAGCGTGCGGACATTCACGCCTCTTTGCACTCCATGCTGACCAAATGGTCAAGAAAATCTAGAAAGCTGCCATGTCACTGGTCAAGGTGATTTTTTAGTCAATGCGCTTTGAGGCCGAAAACTTCCGGGAAGACGGCTCGCGTGACGCAGCGGCAGACCTATTGCGGGCCGGTTTTGTGATGTCCGCCGCCGAGTGCCAGGCGCATCTGTTTTTCGATTTCGACCAGGGCGAAGAATGCCACGCCGATGGCGACAAGCAGAACCCCGTCGGAGAACGGCACGGCGTGCGTCCCGAAGACGGACTGCATGAGAGGCACATAGGTGATGGCGAATTGTGCCGCCGTGACCGCAATGACGCATGCCCAGACGACCTTCGTCCCCTTTGCCGCTTTCCAGGTGAGTGACGTGCCGTAAATGTTGCGGATGAAGAAGAGATGGAAGATCTCCAGCACCACGAGCATGTTCATCGCCATGGTCTGCGCCAGCGCCTGTTCGTAGCCGCGGGCCGTGGCATAGGTGAAAACTCCGAAGACCGCGGCGAGAAACAGCGCCGAGACGAAGGCGATGTGCCAGACCAGTCCGCCGGTGAGCAGTGGCTCGTCACGAGGGCGCGGCGGTCGGCGCATGCTGCCGGGCTCGGACGGTTCGAAAGCCAAGGCAAGCCCGAGTGTGACGGCCGTG is a window of Roseibium salinum DNA encoding:
- a CDS encoding ABC transporter substrate-binding protein, yielding MKVLKSLALASVLGAGLASGAANAADELTLQLKWVTQGQFAGYYVAQDKGFYEEEDLDVTIKPGGPDIAPPQVIAGGGADVIVDWMPSALASREKGVPLVNIAQPFKKSGMMLTCLKDTGITSPEDFKGRTLGVWFFGNEYPFLSWMSQLGIPTDGGPEGVTVLKQGFNVDPLLQKQADCISTMTYNEYWQVIDAGIPAEDLIVFKYEDQGVATLEDGLYVLESSLEDPAMVDKLARFVRASMKGWAYAAENPEEAAEIVLENDATGAQTEKHQVRMVSEIVKLVDGSDGKLDMDAYQRTVDSLLSGGSDPVITKEPEGAVTTVVTDKL